The sequence below is a genomic window from Glandiceps talaboti chromosome 14, keGlaTala1.1, whole genome shotgun sequence.
ATTAATAGAAGAGCCTTGAGGTTGAATACCAAACGAAAGGTGATACcataatatattttatcaaatatcgTGTGTCAAGTGCTATACTGTCtgattctttgtttgtttgtatgtttgtttgtttgtttatgttataaaatatactatattctgtcaCTATTTATGACAATGTTTCTAGACACTGTAGccacattacatgtatctttaCTACTAAGGACATCGCTAATATATATTGTCAGATGTGCTATTGTGTTTGTGTCAAAACGTATATATGAGTGTTAGTTACTGTTGAATGGAAACCAACCAGGCATATCACTACCTTTGTGTTTATTGAAATGGCTCATAAAGactaaatttgttttaatattactcttctagatgtatgtatgtatgtatgtatgtgtgtatgtatgtatgtatgtatgtatgtatgtatgtatgtatgtatgtatgtatgtatgtatgtatgtatgtatgtatgcatgtatgtatgtatgtatgtatgtatgtatgtatgtatgtatgtatgtatacatgtatgtatgtatgtatgtatgcatgtatgtatgtatgtatgtatgtatgtatgtatgtatgtatgtatgtatgtatgtatgtatgaatgtatgtatgtatatatgtatgtgtatgtatgtatgtgtgtatgtgtatgtatgtgtgtgtatgtatgtatgtgtgtatgtgtgtgcgtgtgtgtgtgtgtatgcgtgtgtatttctacgtatatgtatatgtcgtacgtcaccaatctcgcattctgattggtcgagagccctgcagatatggAGCggaggcgtatttttcaccaacaacCTTATTTTCGCTGTtgtgtatcacgtgatcactgcaaaTCCACTCGTAGGCAAACCTAACAGCCACATTTAAATCCAGCTATAACCAgtatttccaatgccaaatttacTGTCAACAGCTGCAAAATGTCATCTTTGTATAAATGATAACAACTTTTGAACTGACCGTTTCGTGTCACAGTGTGGTTATTTTAAGAACTAAATAGTCGTGGCGCAATCATTGACCATTGTATGGTTTCATTTACACGTCAATTAACTCAAACCTCTATGTATTATGGGATTGACAGGCAGGCAAAGACATAACATAAAGCAATCACATACCAGTATTTGGTTTATTATCTTGAGTTACAATGCATGGCATAGTTAAACAAGATTGGCaatatttggtatattttggttgaatgtttattaattgACATTCATTGATTAACATTATAAGTAAATATACAAAGAGAGGTattatacatacgtacacagagagaggggagggagggacataatacatacatacatacatacatacatacatacatacatacatacatacatacatacatacatacatacatacatacatacatacatacacggacggacggacggacggacggacggacagacagacagacagacagacagacagacagacagacagacagacagacagacaggcaggcaggcaggcaggcagggagGAAGGaagggaggaagggagggagggagacagaaAGACGAGACAAAGCATGCACAATGGCTGCTAGATTCAAAGACAAAAAATCATATTAAGTGATAGTTTACAGTGAttgacggacagacagacagacagacagacagacagacagacagacagacagacagacagacaggcaggcagggagGAAGGaagggaggaagggagggagggagacagaaAGACGAGACAAAGCATGCACAATGGCTGCTAGATTCAAAGACAAAAAATCATATTAAGTGATAGTTTACAGTGATTGTACGTACCAACAATCTCCCCAAAGACAATGTTTCCCTCGTTGTacatataacaaaataaaactaatgtaatatacatgtttatTCTTTGTAAAAGTTGTCTTTAAAAACTTTATTTCATCACTTGTTCTTATCTAAATGATCAACTGTGTGTTACTAACTATGGTATAGATTACACCTTATACGTATTAGCTCATCCTACTTTTCATGATCACTATAAAATGAGTATATTATTAAATTGAGATAAAACTTTACAAGATGGCGTCCCTTCAGCTCTATCTAGTAGAGCTTATGTCATGTCCTTGGCTATGATGTAAGTATTGGACAGTCTGTGTAGATGTCGATGTTACtgtagtttacatgtaatattacacAGTGGTGAAAATAAGGAAATAAAAGGCAAAAAGCTGCTGTATATATAGTGGTTTGACATAAAATGAGTTACATGGCCATGGGTTCTTTCTTTGACCATACaatcagtatgtatgtagtatttaaATCCAACTTTGTGACATTACATGTCATAATcaaacagccaatcaaatatgCCGAGAGTTGACCTCTTGAACTTCCGCTTACGTTTCCTTGATGGTCTCCTGGTTAATTTGTTCAGACCGCCGATCCGTGACATTTCATCCACTTTGCCCCAGACACCAAGGACAAATGATTCGATACCACATTCGTTCTCACCTCGTGCAATCTTGAAGTAGCCATTTTCACCCCAAGATGTACCCCATGAGTTTGCACAGAGCTGAAATATAGGAAATAAAGATACAGGCAGTCTTAGTTAACACCTTAAAATGGATGGGTTggttaaaaatatttcatttaaaacgGTTTGAAAAAGGTAAGAATATCATCtctatctgtatatgtatactttTAATTTACAATGATACTTTTAACAGTCccaatgacttagaaatgaaaataaataccaaacttgaatttgaacaatgcatttgttttgttaaaggCCCCGAATTTCAGCAATAGACAGTCGCTCAGATTAGGAAGGGCTTGTAGGAATGCCTCCTTACAAACAGTGAGGTTATGATGTTTGTTAATATTGCCGTAGAGGGCgcaagattgaaaaaaaaatacatagtcATGAGAAACTGTCCTAcataataaaaaagaaagaaaatggtTTTAGTGATATCTTATATTATAAAATTCCTTTCCATATAGAGTGGTAAGGTTGCAATAGCTCTAAAGTTGATCGTAAAAGCTAGCATGATAAGTTGTCTGAAGTGACGCACATATGATGTGTAAAATCGCTAAACAGACAAAAACATTGTTCATGAGGCCTAACAAAAATTGTGGTTCCGATTGCGGTctattttagaatttttttttaaattcatgtgagtgtctagttcaggtagttatgttttctgtgatttccatatggtatctgtgttattggtttcttcccatcagatgtacagtctttacagattggaagaactctcgcgagacttcacaattttcgcgattttatcatttttttctctaaTACGTAAAATTGTTTAGGGTCGGCAAGTTTTTTGAGGACTAAGTAATATTGAATTATTAGAttaatatatgtaaacatatGGTTGTTGAGTCAACGATTATtgaatttcaataaatatatcaacattgaatTGGAATGAATGCCATTAAGTTTTGAATATGTCCATGTTTAGAATTACCTTACATCGTGAAACTAGTTCCAGTTGTGTTTATATGGACTAGATACGCAAGAATGTAATACACAAGTACGTAATACGCAACGTCGGAGTACACATCTACGTgcaatcacacatacatactactAGCTACATAACATATGTAATAACTAGAAACGACAAAGTAGGAATGGTTTCAACACTTACCCAGTATTTGAGTTCTTTACCGAAATAGCTGTATTCTGAACCCCAACCAATGATTTTAACAGAATGGTGACCAACAGCTCGTTTATGACTATCAGCTAATCGCGTATATTGGTAAACACCTCTTTTGTACATAAAGAAGTCTTCTTTTACTTGAAATGTtgctgaaagaaagaaaggagaCAACGAAATGATCAGAAATGAACAACACGTGAACGCAAGCTACTAGACGGCAAATCTAGTGGGATGTTGGAAAACAGTTGGCAAACATCGTGTAATCAGACGATCGAGAACTTTCTTGATGACGTATGATTTGacactttataattatattttcgACTACTTCCGCACCGCTGGGCGCGTTTCCAAGAAGTTCCGAACAAACGAATCAAGATTTTTGAGAGAAAATCAAAATCGAAAACCTGGCTTTGTCAGTGAACCCTAGACTCATTCCTCGATCTTCACATTAGTTCACTTTCTCTACAGGAGTTATATGTTATTTGAATTTAGTAACAACCAGCTGAGGGTCGCCTCAGAATGTAAGATACAATCCCCATGCGCTCCACCGGGTTGGGGAGTTTGTAATTGTatgagcgccaccaacgacaacACTTCCGAATAATTATAGAGATGACTGAGAAGGGCGTTCTTCTGGTTGGCTCTGCCAAACAAATTTTTCCATTTATACTTGTACATAAATGCCAAAGTCAGGTGTGAGAGTATTAAATAGATTTCGGAAATAATATTAGTAATTATGAAAGGAGATCTAGAATTGCTAATATATGGTGTATATATCACAATTCTAAGAGTAGTGTACAGTATGTACCTTGCACTGGTCCATTCTCCATAATTTCATGTTGAATATCTTTCTCCTGTttcaaaaatcaacaaaataataaatgaattaaagGGGCCCAAGCTAggtttatacatattttggcatagtttttgctgcatatctcaaaggtactcacagtattgtacttactgaagcatacttaacgaccacttgtaattgactgaactcgaACCTGGCAttgataattatgatatataactCATAACTATCCGATGACgtaaaaaaaacttataaactctgatcagcttgtgtccctttgaAAAGACGTTTCTTACTGAATCCAAGTCCTAAATTAAAATTCGCCGACAgcaattacatttgtacatatcacGATCCAATAGACATTTCAAGTCATTTGTATTGAAACCCCCTTGAATTGGATAAAATTATGTTACGTTTCAAATTcgaaataatcatacaaacacaagtaaaaaagtaaaaagtaaaaaaagtaaaatgaaatatcataaatgtaaatataaaggTGGTACCAGAGGTAAACAATTTataattttgtcatcattgaGTGCAATTGTCGTAATGGAAGCATTTGTTAGTTGATAAAGTGCGTTAGAAAGGAATCTAATGAGATTTGTGCCATTGACCAACCTTTGCAGATATCCGGTAAGGTGGTGTACAGCGGTACAGGTCGTTGTCAACCCATCGACCACCAGGACAAGAACCCACATTTTTGGATGGCATCGCACACGATCCTTTCTTGTCTTGGTGCCCGTTGTCGTATGGATAACAGTCGTGAGAAACAActctgaaaaaaataaatatgaaacataAACGGTTGTTTATAGAGGTTATTTGTTTAGGTCATTTTCGAGTTTGataatgacattttaatatcaTGTATTCTTTGTCTGACAATATTTGGGCACTGGTAGACGTCGAGGGCTGCTATGCAGTAATCACAATCCCAAATTAAAGATGCTGAAGGCGGTGGGAAATAGAATGTAgttataacataactgtacgaGCAGTTGGCGACTACTAGTGCCGCGAATATGGCCAAACAATAAGTGTAAACAGTTGTATAAGTAACATATCATATTCTCAGACACATATTCgttccatagtcaaagcaaataaCTGATAGGACTCCCATGCTACATGATTCATGAATATTACGCTAGGGAGAAGAGTAGACTACTGCATACACTATGCAAAGTGACGTCACTATTAGTTCATACCACGTGATACACTCCTAATTTGTAAGTATAGGGTTGTACGAAAACGACGTGTTGTAATAATAAATGGGATATATCGATAGGGCACATCATCAACTCGGGTTGAAATGTACggtttttaatatatattgatctTGGGGATATGTTCAAAAGTATTttcttgatatttcattctatgacAAGTTTTAATATTACGAAGAATTGTCGACATCCAAACTCAAATCTACATATGTATGAACCCCGAGTCTATGTAACTCCCACCTATATTTGTATGTACTCTCTCTGTAATGTGTCTGCGAAATGTTCAATTCAATTCCAAACAATGCCATGAAGCTATGCATCACGGAAGGACTAATTCTATACAGTCGCGTTATTGTAATTTTGTGTAACCCACGTTTCCTCTTAGTGACGTAATTATCTTTAATTAAGTTATCTGTAAATGGGCTTAATTATGTGTGTTGTTCTTGCattaataaattgataattatatcaaaacaaataatgCCGAtgatacctgtacatgtagataaaaccaAGACCAACCCTACATGGGTATTTACTCACCCTCGTTTTCGCATGTACCACCAAGCTCTGTCAAGGTACCCGCCTTGGCAACCACGTTGACGTCTCGTATTACACGAGAGTAGATGTTGTGGCGACAGCATCATTGTCATTGACCCCTTTGATTGGATAGAAAGCCTGTCTGACGCAACACCTACAGACATCAAAGATATATATCCAAATTTAGTCATATCTACTTTCTGTGGTCTGGATATTTCATGTAAggaaattattaataaaattattttaatataatCGAATTAATATAATTCATAACAATTGCATTTCGATGAATTGTTATATCATTTAATAATTggcatgatgaaatatttaagttTATCTTTAACGTGAACTTGAACTACTTCTCAGTTGATATTGTAAATTGAATATAGCAAACCACATCTAGTATGAAATATTATgattcaaattttgtttgtattgttagTTACGGTATGGTATTAAGAGTAAAATCGATGCAGTCGATAGTCGTACATGTCCTCAAAATTCACTTTTCAAAGAAATCTTGTGTTTTCGTCTGTTTCTATTGAGTAGTTGTCGACTCGACATGTCCATTTTAAAAAAGGAATTACCTGTTGTTGAAAATGCCCATGAACATCCACAGTCTCCCTGGTCCATTATTCCATGCACTAAGCCAGGCCACTTTTCCCGAGCATCAAAGCTTTCAGGAATTAGGCTCTCGTCGTAATCCATGTCAATATCGGTCATCCGGGCAACTACTCCATCGGCCTGTAAGGTTCCCAATCTGTATTTGACACCCTCCTTCAACGTCATACCCCAAAATGATGTGTAGTTACTAGCTTCCCATCTATATAGGTGAAATCAACACTTGTATCATCATAACGATAGAGCCCATGACCCCGAATACATTAAGGATGTGCATTTGTATTGGCTTCTAAAACAAGCTATACGATATTGAAGAGATGATATTTTCGGATTAAATATCTGTTTGTACGTGTTCCTATAGGAATGCCCAGATGTAGATCGTACAGAGATCATGGAAGTGGTGAataaagttacaaacacagactttgacAATTCttgtttcacatcgatttttGAAGTAGACAGCCactataaaattattttatgaattaaaaaattgaaaataaatacccactccTACTTTAATggaaatgtctttatttcctagaATGGCATATTTACAGCACCGCTCCCCCCATTAATTATTTTCAACATGGGATGGGACTGAAACTTTATTAAGCAACGCCAATTCAATTAGTGATCAAGCAGATAGTAAATCTCCTCAATGTCAGCTTTACAATTGGCTGGCtagaatgtacattttgtacctgtGTAAATCAAGTCAAGATTTATCTCAAATCTGTGCTCaaagtaataatgtacaatgtgtgCAGGTTGATAAACGTTGCCGTAGAGGGCATACATGTGCCTACCCGAAGTCTGCGTCATTGACGTCATCGAGTAGATCTCTTTGAATTAAACACACAATGTTTTCACAGCTAAATGCAAAGCTGTCAACTccatttttttgacaaatactggaatgaaataaagtattattattataagaaTATTGTTTGTATTAATCCAATCTGATTAGATTAGTTGTCTTTATTCACCTCTATTTcaatcgttttgtgtcgtttctTTTGAGAGGGTGATCTCCGTCTTCCCACCTTGGCCTTGAGATGCCTTCTTTCTTGTGGGAAGGCAGCGATCACCGAGAACAAAcgaaacgacacaaaacgatggaaatagaggtgaataaagacatctagccgctttaaACACATCAGAGTTTATTCTGATTGGTATCTAGATTAGATCGAGTTCGACTGAGAAAGTGATAAACGTTATGATTATACTTAAAGCCTGTAAAGAACTGATTGTAGTCACTAAATATTGTGATTATGGAGAAAGAGTACTTTAATTGACATTGTCGTTATGGGGGAAGAGGGGAGGGGTGATTGTGGTTGTATTAGATGTTGTGGTTATGGGGGGAAGAGTTACTGTAGTTGTGGTAGGCATTGGTGTTATGGGGAGGACCGGATATTGTGGCTGTATTAGACATTGTTGTTGTGGGGAAGGGGCGGAGACTGTGGCTGTATTAGACACTGTggttatggggggggggggtcccggAGATTGTGGCTGTATTAGACACTGTggttatgggggggggggaaacccGGAGATTGTGGCTGTATTAGATATTGTGGTTATGGGGAAGGGGCGGAGATTGTAGCTGTATTAGACACTGGTTATGGGGAAGGGCGGAATTTGTGGTTGTATTAGCTTATATTGTAGCTCTGGAAATAATGGTGACGATGgtgacgacaacgacgacgacgacgacggtggtggtggtagttgtggtggtggtggtggtggtggtggtggtggttatggtAGTGgaggtggcggtggtggtggtaggggttgtggtggtagtggtggtggtggtagtggtagtggttatggtggtggtggtggtggtggttgtggttgtggtggtggtggttgtggtggtggtggtgaccaTGACCACCATGTGATAAATGGTCGGGAAACATTGATATCACAATTGATTGAAAAGCTTACCATTTATTACAGTTGTCATTGATAGAAGTACCAACTGGGTATTCCTTATTATTATGATAGCAGACACctgaaaaaagagagaaaaatcTCATACACATAGACAATGAATGCAATGGAATACTGGGAGTATAATGATTATAATCATGGTGGCAAGCAATGTGTATTATTCATGAAGATATAACAGCTTCAAATAAGGGAAAGTTAAAAGTTGTTTCTTGCTATAACATCCATTGAATAGCCAACTAACGTATTTCAGTTGTCATGGTGGATTTTTGTAAAAACACTCATTATTTATCATGCGTGTACGTACACTGTACATCAGAGTGGTTTCAAAGATACTCAAGTTGGCCCTTGATATGTCTCTTTAAATCtgacatatatataatgtaaatcaTGCTATTTTGTCCAGTGTGTTTACAGAAGTGAATACataaatttatgctaatttatgctaaaCATGGAAGAGATCATCAAAAGTAAAATTGCATCACATCAAGAGTTACATCAAAACCTTGGGGCACAATTATGCATTGCTCCCAATAGGAGAAGTTACAAActttaaaatcataaattacattaaatttcCTTGAATACTAACAatcgataaaaaaaaaagaatcacTCAACTCCATACCCTGGGTTTTAAGTGGGTTCTCTATTCCATGACAGGTAGGGAAGAAATCAGGACAACAGTCGGTAATAGTATGgttacaaaatatatcacaGTAGCACATTATCCCCTTGTACGGCACGGTACACGAATCATCCCTTCCTTTGCAACAGTTGGTTGGTGATCGCTCACTGCACCATTGTGCTGTTGTTACGTGGATGTTAATTAATGAGACGATTAATGACAAACCGAGGACAAAAGTTGCCTTCATCGTCGCTTTATGGGACTGTCACGTTAATGTCACCTGTACAAAGAACATTGTGAGTAAAAGTATTACAAATAGTTTGTGATTAGTGGACAGTGTTAAAAAGATGCCAGGAGGAAGCAGGAGTCAAAGGGGTGTCTGACCAGGCTTCGCGTACTCTGTAAGTTTAACATCTGTTCAGTCAGtcatgatcaatcaatcaatcaatcaatcaatcaatcaatcagggACCTCAAACTACTCGCTCAGCAAAGCCAGTTAACCGGCCCCTTGCCGGTCAATGAACTATAACCCTGTCCCCACCTAAATTCTGAACCTGTTTCGATTCGAATCGAATTCAGTTCTCCTGTCCCCATATGCCCTTTAAACTGGTTGTAAATCGATTTACTAGTTGAACCGGTTCGAAACTACATCAGGGGGTGGTTTTGATTCGGTTCAAAGTAAATCGGTTCGGAACAGGTTTAACTTGTCGTAGTTAGGACAGGAAAAACCAACTTAGAACCGATTTAACTTGAATCGGTTCAATGTCTATTACCCACAGCTGTGCACTTGAATCTTGACCACCAGGTTAAATCTTGCAAAGTTACATGCTTTGTACGCCGACACCTTCACTTTGGAACACAACTGGAGTACGTAAAGTATTATCCAGCATGAGATGGCATCGCCTGAGCATGGAatgttcagcaataaatgagtgataaaaacaaccacttgattgctataaaaaccttattttattataatacaactaaaatgacatcacCTGAAACAGTGTGCCGTCTAGTTCGACAAACATATTACtatcattgttacattttggCTTATTACTCTAAGAGAAATTTGACTACAACTGTTACGTTTTCTAAACTTCTTTTCTTACACCTTGAATTATTTGGCCCCACTTTTGTTCACACTAATGAAAGGAAAAGTGGCAATTTTAGTACTGTAAAGTATTTAGGCAGTGTATACTAGAGTATCACTGAGTAAGACGACATTCTATTTCATGTAACCTGTTTTTCAGTGTATATTTGCAAACTTGAAAAACAATTAAaacgaaacctgaaacaaaacgtcgtctggcgGAACAACAATCTtcctaacattgctacattttatcatctggcgcACACAAATCTtcctaacattgctacattttatcatctggcgcacacaaatcttactaacattgctacattgtatcacctggctcaacaaaaatgcTAATAACGATGCTACATTGTATTGCCGTCTTGCTCAACAAATATATcttgatttttgttgagccagaccgtagacgataaaatgtaacactgttggttagatttttgttgagccagacgataacatgtagcaGCTGCagtattagtaagatttttgttgagtagGCCgatgtttattttaatgtttcgtaattgtttttgtatttgaagTATAAACATGACATATGGCACATTCATGTGTGCAGTCCTATAAAAATAATAGATACAAACGAAGCATATACGGTGTGATTAAATATATCCAACCGGCCCATGCAAGTATTATCCGAAGAGTTTGACACTCGTTTTTATAAATTGTTAACACTAGTTACGAAGTTTTCC
It includes:
- the LOC144445603 gene encoding putative peptidase C1-like protein F26E4.3 — protein: MKATFVLGLSLIVSLINIHVTTAQWCSERSPTNCCKGRDDSCTVPYKGIMCYCDIFCNHTITDCCPDFFPTCHGIENPLKTQGVCYHNNKEYPVGTSINDNCNKCICQKNGVDSFAFSCENIVCLIQRDLLDDVNDADFGWEASNYTSFWGMTLKEGVKYRLGTLQADGVVARMTDIDMDYDESLIPESFDAREKWPGLVHGIMDQGDCGCSWAFSTTGVASDRLSIQSKGSMTMMLSPQHLLSCNTRRQRGCQGGYLDRAWWYMRKRGVVSHDCYPYDNGHQDKKGSCAMPSKNVGSCPGGRWVDNDLYRCTPPYRISAKEKDIQHEIMENGPVQATFQVKEDFFMYKRGVYQYTRLADSHKRAVGHHSVKIIGWGSEYSYFGKELKYWLCANSWGTSWGENGYFKIARGENECGIESFVLGVWGKVDEMSRIGGLNKLTRRPSRKRKRKFKRSTLGIFDWLFDYDM